From a region of the Georgenia yuyongxinii genome:
- a CDS encoding LLM class flavin-dependent oxidoreductase: protein MARPIKEARDFKLGTFSSNCSSGLAVTKAPDRWSGSWADNLRLAKIADQAGIDFMLPIARWIGYGGETNFHEGVLDPTVWAGALLAHTKHLSVFSTIHTAFNHPIVVAKQMATVDQVGQGRAGINIVAGWNKPEYDTFGVELPQDHDDRYALAQEWWDVIRKIWTTPGKFDHDGRFFHLRHVEGMPKPYDGVLPVLNAGSSKQGREFAARNADFGFTIVGGPEDGRDIVASMKAQARTDYGREAGVFTLGHVVCRPTRKEAEDFLHYYADEQADWSAVDNLMALQGLHAQSFTPEMLATFRARFAAGHGSCPLIGTPDDVADEIQRFHEAGFDGMTLAFFDYAGELEYFAEEVLPRLEARGVRQARDWDREPAGLTV from the coding sequence ATGGCCCGACCGATCAAGGAAGCCCGCGACTTCAAGCTCGGCACCTTCAGCTCGAACTGCTCGTCCGGGCTCGCCGTGACGAAGGCCCCCGACCGGTGGTCCGGCAGCTGGGCGGACAACCTCCGGCTGGCGAAGATCGCCGACCAGGCGGGCATCGACTTCATGCTGCCGATCGCCCGGTGGATCGGGTACGGCGGCGAGACCAACTTCCACGAGGGCGTGCTCGATCCGACAGTCTGGGCCGGGGCGCTGCTGGCGCACACGAAACACCTCTCGGTGTTCTCCACCATCCACACGGCGTTCAACCACCCGATCGTCGTCGCCAAGCAGATGGCGACCGTCGACCAGGTCGGTCAGGGCCGGGCGGGTATCAACATCGTGGCCGGCTGGAACAAGCCGGAGTACGACACCTTCGGCGTCGAGCTGCCCCAGGACCACGACGACCGCTACGCGCTGGCCCAGGAGTGGTGGGACGTCATCCGGAAGATCTGGACCACGCCAGGCAAGTTCGACCACGACGGCAGGTTCTTCCACCTCCGGCACGTCGAGGGCATGCCCAAGCCGTACGACGGCGTCCTGCCCGTGCTCAACGCGGGTTCGTCCAAGCAGGGCCGGGAGTTCGCCGCCCGCAATGCCGACTTCGGGTTCACGATCGTCGGCGGCCCGGAGGACGGCCGCGACATCGTCGCCTCGATGAAGGCCCAGGCGCGGACCGACTACGGCCGCGAGGCAGGGGTCTTCACCCTTGGGCATGTCGTGTGCCGCCCCACCCGCAAGGAGGCCGAGGACTTCCTCCATTACTACGCCGATGAGCAGGCCGACTGGTCCGCCGTCGACAACCTCATGGCGCTCCAGGGGCTGCACGCCCAGTCGTTCACCCCGGAGATGCTCGCCACGTTCCGTGCCCGGTTCGCCGCCGGGCACGGCAGCTGCCCGCTCATCGGGACGCCCGACGACGTCGCGGACGAGATCCAGCGCTTCCACGAGGCGGGGTTCGACGGGATGACCCTGGCGTTCTTCGACTACGCCGGTGAGCTCGAGTACTTCGCCGAAGAGGTGCTCCCCCGGCTGGAGGCCCGGGGCGTGCGCCAGGCCCGAGACTGGGACCGCGAGCCAGCCGGTCTGACGGTCTAA
- a CDS encoding AraC family transcriptional regulator — MSEAVRGRLELATRDVDVARVSVGELFCPHRLEPRSDGRGVDLTLKSVRLGGLAIVELDYGETVDILPGELSTFYLVQIPLRGTARIEQGRDELVSDLSTASVLSPVDPIRMTWRADNPQLLVYVDRALLESELTRLVGRRAGRPLVFDLGMPTRTPQVRSWLRAVRFLWDEAGHEGSILEQRATADAFSRALTAQLLETQPHTFTDAIRPVRLAPPSVARRAVDHIEAHLGEPLAVGDIADEVGTSTRALQEAFRREFDTTPVAFVRELRLTRAHEMLRRAEPGTTTVTEVAMGLGITHLGRFSVHYNGRYGESPSATLWRR, encoded by the coding sequence GTGAGCGAGGCTGTCCGCGGACGACTGGAGCTCGCGACCCGGGACGTCGACGTGGCGCGGGTCAGTGTCGGTGAGCTCTTCTGCCCGCATCGCCTGGAGCCGCGTTCCGACGGGCGCGGCGTGGACCTGACGCTGAAGTCGGTGCGCCTGGGCGGGCTCGCGATCGTCGAGCTGGACTACGGCGAGACCGTCGACATCCTCCCCGGCGAGCTGAGCACGTTCTACCTCGTGCAGATCCCCCTGCGTGGCACGGCCCGCATCGAGCAGGGAAGGGACGAGCTCGTCTCCGACCTCTCGACGGCGTCGGTGCTCTCCCCGGTCGACCCCATCCGGATGACGTGGCGGGCCGACAACCCGCAGCTGCTTGTCTACGTCGACCGCGCGCTGCTGGAGTCCGAGCTCACGAGGCTGGTCGGCCGGAGGGCCGGCAGGCCGCTGGTCTTCGACCTGGGGATGCCCACCCGCACCCCGCAGGTACGGAGCTGGCTCAGGGCTGTCCGTTTCCTCTGGGACGAGGCGGGCCATGAGGGCTCGATCCTCGAACAACGGGCCACCGCAGACGCGTTCAGCCGGGCGCTGACCGCCCAGCTCCTCGAGACCCAGCCGCACACGTTCACGGACGCCATCAGGCCGGTGCGACTCGCTCCACCGAGCGTCGCTCGGCGGGCGGTCGACCACATCGAGGCTCACCTCGGTGAACCGCTCGCCGTCGGCGACATCGCCGACGAGGTCGGCACCAGCACCCGGGCGCTCCAGGAGGCGTTCCGCCGCGAGTTCGACACCACCCCGGTGGCGTTCGTGCGGGAGCTGCGGCTGACCCGTGCGCACGAGATGCTCCGGCGTGCCGAACCTGGGACGACCACCGTCACCGAGGTGGCCATGGGCCTGGGGATCACCCACCTCGGGCGCTTCTCGGTGCACTACAACGGCCGCTACGGCGAGTCTCCCTCGGCGACGCTGTGGCGCCGCTAG